A region of the Roseiflexus sp. RS-1 genome:
ACAGGTCGCCACCCGCGTTGCTGCACCGGTGGCTGCGGCTGCGGAGGCGCCCGCTGCTCCGAGCGCTGCGGAAGCCCCCGCCGCGCCGGCGGCTGCAGTTGCGGAAACTCCTGCCGCTCCTCCGCCACCCACACCCGAACGTCGCACAGTCGTGGTGCCGCCTGAAGAACAGTTGCGTCCCGAATCGGTCGTTTTCGGCATCATCAACGATTTCATCTCTGAGCGCCCGTGGGCGCCCTGGATTGTCGTCGCTTTCCTGCTCGGCTACATTCTCGGACGGTCGCGCAGCCGCCGGGAACGCTAGCATATCTCCCCTGCTCCGTCTATTCGCTGCTCAATGAGGAGGTGTCTACAGTGGCAACAATTACGGTTACGGTCAACGGCAAATCGTACACCAGCGAGGTTGAACCGCGCACGCTGCTCGTTCATTACCTGCGCGAGCATCTGAACCTGACCGGTACGCATATCGGGTGTGATACCAGTCAGTGCGGCGCGTGCGTGGTGCTGGTCGACGGCGTCAGCGTCAAGTCGTGTACGATGCTGGCAGTACAGGCGGATGGCGCCAATGTGCTGACCATCGAAGGTCTGGCGCAGAACGGTCAACTCCATCCGCTCCAGGAAGGGTTCTGGGAGTGCCACGGTTTGCAGTGCGGCTACTGCACGCCGGGCATGATCATGGCAGCATACGATCTGTTGCAGCGGAATCCTGAACCAACCGACGAGGAAGTGCGTCACGGATTGGAGGGGAACCTCTGCCGGTGCACCGGGTATCACAACATCGTGCGCGCCGTACAGTACGCCGCCGCAAAGATGCGCAGCGAAGAGGTTCCTGCGTAAATCGCTCCGGTTAAAGTGGATGATTGCACCTGTCGTTCGACTTCTGGTTTCTCCGCACTAGAAGGGAAAAACAGCAATGACGGCTGAAGCGATGCCGACGAAACTGGTGGGTCAGGCTATCAAGCGCCGCGAAGATCCGCGGTTGATTACAGGACAGGGCACATTCCTCGATGACATCAAACTCCCCGGCATGACGCATGCGTGTGTGCTGCGCAGCCCTTACGCCCATGCAAAGATCAAGTCGATTGATACGAGCAAAGCGAAAGCCCATCCGGGCGTCGTTGCCGTGTTTACCGGCGAAGACATGCTCGATCTCAATCCGCTGCCGTGCGCCTGGCAGGCGGGGCGGGTGAAGAATAATGTCAATACTCCCCGCGTTCTGGCGGTTGGCGAGGTGCATTTCGCGGGTGATCCGGTGGCGCTGGTGATCGCCGAAGATCGCTACATCGCACGCGACGCCTGTGACCTGATCGAGGTGGAGTACGAACCGCTGCCGGTCGTGGTCGATGCAAAGAAAGCAACCGAGCCGGGTGCGCCGCAACTCCACGAAAATGCGCCGAACAATATCGTGATGGAGTGGGAGGCGGGCGATAAGGCGAAAGCCGATGCAGCCGTCGCTGCTGCCGAAGTGGTGGTGCGCGAGCAGATCATTAACCAGCGCCTCATTCCTACCCCGATGGAAACACGCGGCACCGTCGCGCGCTACGAGCCAGCGA
Encoded here:
- a CDS encoding (2Fe-2S)-binding protein, which gives rise to MATITVTVNGKSYTSEVEPRTLLVHYLREHLNLTGTHIGCDTSQCGACVVLVDGVSVKSCTMLAVQADGANVLTIEGLAQNGQLHPLQEGFWECHGLQCGYCTPGMIMAAYDLLQRNPEPTDEEVRHGLEGNLCRCTGYHNIVRAVQYAAAKMRSEEVPA